A window of the Gemmatirosa kalamazoonensis genome harbors these coding sequences:
- the rpsD gene encoding 30S ribosomal protein S4 has translation MARYTGPSCRQCRREGTKLFLKGTKCFTEKCPVERRPYAPGQHGQNTARRRKTSEYAKQLREKQKIKRIYGVSERQFRNTFEKVSTLPGITGHNLLAALESRLDNMVYRMGFAASRKAARQLIRHRHVEVKGKTVDVPSYQVKPGEELRVRMKSREMVAVQAAMDQSARGAPLAWIAVDKESFSGRMLERPQRPSIPIAAQEQLVVELYSK, from the coding sequence ATGGCTCGCTACACGGGTCCGAGCTGCCGCCAGTGCCGCCGCGAGGGGACCAAGCTGTTTCTCAAGGGCACCAAGTGCTTCACGGAGAAGTGCCCCGTCGAGCGTCGTCCGTACGCGCCGGGTCAGCACGGCCAGAACACCGCGCGCCGTCGTAAGACGAGCGAGTACGCCAAGCAGCTGCGCGAGAAGCAGAAGATCAAGCGCATCTACGGCGTCAGCGAGCGGCAGTTCCGCAACACGTTCGAGAAGGTCAGCACGCTGCCCGGCATCACGGGCCACAACCTGCTGGCCGCGCTCGAGAGCCGCCTCGACAACATGGTGTACCGCATGGGCTTCGCCGCCAGCCGCAAGGCCGCGCGTCAGCTCATCCGCCATCGCCACGTCGAGGTGAAGGGCAAGACGGTCGACGTCCCGAGCTACCAGGTGAAGCCGGGCGAGGAGCTCCGCGTCCGCATGAAGTCGCGCGAGATGGTCGCCGTGCAGGCCGCGATGGATCAGTCGGCCCGCGGCGCGCCGCTCGCCTGGATCGCGGTCGACAAGGAGTCGTTCTCCGGCCGCATGCTCGAGCGCCCGCAGCGGCCGAGCATCCCGATCGCCGCGCAGGAGCAGCTGGTCGTCGAGCTCTACTCGAAGTAA
- the rpsK gene encoding 30S ribosomal protein S11: MATAKKTKKIVEAEGVAHISATFNNTTITITDSRGNALSWGSAGKAGFKGSKKSTPFAATVASEQCAKEAMTLGVRRVHVRVQGPGSGRESAIQALAAAGLTVKSIKDVTPIPHNGCRPPKRRRV; this comes from the coding sequence ATGGCTACTGCGAAGAAGACCAAGAAGATCGTCGAGGCGGAGGGCGTCGCGCACATCAGCGCGACGTTCAACAACACGACGATCACCATCACCGACAGCCGCGGGAACGCGCTGTCGTGGGGTTCGGCCGGCAAGGCGGGGTTCAAGGGCTCCAAGAAGTCCACGCCCTTCGCTGCGACGGTCGCCTCCGAGCAGTGCGCCAAGGAGGCCATGACGCTCGGCGTGCGCCGCGTGCACGTGCGCGTGCAGGGTCCCGGCTCGGGTCGTGAGAGCGCGATCCAGGCGCTCGCCGCCGCCGGTCTCACCGTGAAGTCGATCAAGGACGTGACGCCGATCCCGCACAATGGTTGCCGGCCGCCGAAGCGGCGGAGGGTCTGA
- the rpsM gene encoding 30S ribosomal protein S13, protein MARIAGVDLPRDKKVEIGLTYIFGIGRSTAQKILGASGVKPEQRVRDLSDADVARLRAEIERTYKVEGALRTEVAMNIKRLMDIGSYRGIRHRRGLPVRGQRTHTNARTKKGPRRAIAGKKKVTK, encoded by the coding sequence ATGGCTCGCATCGCAGGCGTCGATCTCCCGCGCGACAAAAAGGTCGAGATCGGGCTCACCTACATCTTCGGGATCGGGCGCTCCACGGCGCAGAAGATCCTTGGCGCGTCGGGCGTGAAGCCCGAGCAGCGTGTGCGCGACCTGAGCGACGCCGACGTCGCTCGTCTTCGCGCCGAAATCGAGCGCACCTACAAGGTCGAAGGTGCGCTGCGGACCGAGGTCGCCATGAACATCAAGCGGCTCATGGACATCGGTTCGTACCGTGGCATCCGCCACCGCCGTGGCCTTCCCGTGCGCGGGCAGCGGACGCACACGAACGCGCGCACGAAGAAGGGGCCGCGCCGCGCGATCGCGGGCAAGAAGAAGGTGACCAAGTAA
- the rpmJ gene encoding 50S ribosomal protein L36, with amino-acid sequence MKVRSSVKPICEHCKVVKRDGVTRIICKRNPKHKQRQG; translated from the coding sequence GTGAAAGTCCGCAGCAGCGTGAAGCCGATCTGCGAGCACTGCAAGGTCGTCAAGCGCGACGGCGTGACTCGCATCATCTGCAAGCGCAACCCCAAGCACAAGCAGCGTCAGGGCTGA
- the pyrF gene encoding orotidine-5'-phosphate decarboxylase, with protein sequence MAKLSTPIPIVALDVPTAADALSLVDRLGDGCRFYKVGLELFVAAGPEVVRTLRLAGVDVFLDLKLHDIPNTVAGAVRSAARLDVRLLTVHTAGGAAMLSAAAQAAAGTGCDVLGVTVLTSMEAPEGEVLRLAALAAEAGLHGVVCSGREAAAVRSRYGTGLATLVPGIRPGGVGSHDQARVVTPAQAAEAGATYVVLGRAVTQAADPVRALAGIAAELRDAKAPGLADLRAGRKPA encoded by the coding sequence ATGGCCAAGCTGAGCACCCCGATCCCGATCGTCGCGCTGGACGTGCCGACCGCCGCCGACGCCCTCTCGCTCGTGGACCGGCTCGGCGATGGATGCCGTTTCTACAAGGTGGGGCTCGAGCTGTTCGTCGCGGCGGGCCCGGAAGTCGTTCGCACGTTGCGACTTGCTGGGGTCGATGTCTTCCTCGATCTGAAGCTGCACGACATCCCGAACACGGTCGCCGGCGCGGTGCGGAGCGCCGCCCGGCTCGACGTGCGTCTGCTCACCGTGCACACGGCCGGAGGCGCGGCGATGCTCTCCGCCGCCGCGCAGGCCGCGGCGGGAACGGGCTGCGACGTGCTCGGGGTCACCGTGCTCACCTCCATGGAAGCGCCGGAGGGCGAGGTGCTCCGGCTCGCGGCGCTCGCCGCGGAGGCGGGGCTGCACGGCGTCGTGTGCAGCGGACGCGAGGCCGCGGCGGTGCGGTCGCGGTACGGGACCGGACTCGCGACGCTGGTGCCGGGGATCCGACCGGGCGGCGTCGGCTCGCACGATCAGGCGCGGGTCGTCACGCCGGCACAGGCGGCGGAGGCCGGGGCCACGTACGTCGTGCTCGGCCGTGCCGTGACGCAGGCGGCGGACCCGGTGCGGGCGCTGGCGGGCATCGCGGCGGAGCTGCGGGACGCGAAAGCGCCGGGGCTGGCGGACTTGCGTGCAGGGCGTAAACCCGCTTAA
- a CDS encoding dihydroorotate dehydrogenase: protein MTTVAAPPSNTAVEPVGPLGVVAAGLAFRNPLLLASGTAGYGHELHRVMNLDALGGLVTKAVSVEPRGGAPAPRVGEFPGGMINAVGLANPGMEAVARDHLPWLARHLAARGTRVLVNVVGFAVDEFPRVVERLDGEAGVDGFELNVSCPNTKCGGMEFGADPASLRAVVEGARAATRRPLFVKLSPTLPDIVGSARIAADAGADGLTLVNTLPGLVIDVERRRPVLGFGSGGMSGAGLLPAGVLAAWKVSRAVDLPIVGLGGVRSATDALQYLLAGATLVGVGTAAMQNPRLPEQVARDLARWCGRHGVTRLSDIIGSLEWPS, encoded by the coding sequence ATGACGACTGTCGCCGCCCCGCCGTCGAACACGGCCGTCGAGCCGGTCGGGCCGCTCGGCGTTGTGGCCGCAGGGCTGGCGTTCCGCAACCCGCTGCTGCTCGCCTCCGGCACCGCCGGCTACGGGCACGAGCTGCACCGCGTGATGAACCTCGACGCGCTCGGCGGGCTCGTGACGAAGGCGGTGAGCGTGGAGCCGCGGGGCGGGGCGCCGGCGCCGCGCGTCGGCGAGTTCCCCGGCGGGATGATCAACGCCGTCGGGCTCGCGAACCCGGGGATGGAGGCCGTCGCCCGCGACCACCTGCCGTGGCTCGCCCGGCACCTGGCGGCGCGGGGCACTCGCGTGCTCGTGAACGTCGTCGGCTTCGCGGTCGACGAGTTCCCGCGCGTCGTCGAGCGGCTGGACGGCGAGGCGGGCGTGGACGGATTCGAGCTGAACGTGAGCTGCCCGAACACCAAGTGCGGCGGGATGGAGTTCGGCGCCGACCCCGCGTCGCTCCGTGCGGTGGTGGAGGGCGCGCGTGCGGCGACGCGTCGCCCGCTGTTCGTGAAGCTGTCGCCGACGCTCCCCGACATCGTCGGCAGCGCGCGCATCGCGGCCGACGCCGGCGCCGACGGGCTCACGCTCGTGAACACGCTTCCCGGGCTCGTGATCGACGTCGAGCGGCGGCGCCCGGTGCTCGGCTTCGGCTCCGGCGGCATGAGCGGCGCCGGATTGCTGCCGGCCGGGGTGCTCGCGGCTTGGAAGGTCTCCCGCGCCGTCGACCTTCCGATCGTCGGCCTGGGCGGCGTGCGGAGCGCGACGGACGCGCTGCAGTATCTCCTGGCCGGTGCGACGCTGGTGGGGGTGGGTACGGCGGCGATGCAGAATCCGCGGCTGCCGGAGCAGGTCGCGCGCGATCTCGCGCGCTGGTGCGGGCGGCACGGCGTGACGCGACTCTCGGACATCATCGGCTCCCTGGAATGGCCAAGCTGA
- a CDS encoding N-acetylmuramoyl-L-alanine amidase family protein, translating to MIAPLLALLLAGAAQPTTPPRPIVVRPAPGVERSLPVEARGPSADRFVRADRLAQALGGTVGPAEDAPELVRLRVAGLTVDLAPEAPFARVEGEVVPLSTAPVRDGERVWIPLQLVTDVLPRAGHGLLYDEEHRELRTFTAVATAPEPTPKPQRQAPTPVTKAPESAPVPAPAAAKPMPEPAPTTRTAPPRRARGTHVVVVDAGHGGPDSGMHGSGVDEKDVTLGIARQLDAALRSRGVGVVMTRARDTLIALADRGRIANQQHGELFLSIHVNAANPSWKNAAAYRGFETYFLADAKSEDARQVASRENESVRFETAASSTGQDPLGFILSDMAQNEHQRESSRLATLVQRYLTKVHPGPSHGVKQAGFKVLIWASMPAVLVEVGFGTNADDAAFIASARGQRALASAIADATVEYLSRAERTGAGDGGTR from the coding sequence GTGATCGCGCCACTCCTCGCGCTCCTGCTGGCCGGCGCGGCGCAGCCGACGACGCCGCCGCGCCCGATCGTCGTCCGGCCCGCGCCGGGAGTCGAGCGCTCCCTGCCGGTGGAGGCGCGCGGTCCGTCCGCCGACCGCTTCGTCCGCGCCGACCGCCTCGCCCAGGCGCTCGGCGGCACCGTCGGGCCGGCGGAGGACGCCCCCGAGCTCGTCCGGCTGCGCGTCGCTGGGCTCACGGTCGATCTGGCACCCGAAGCGCCGTTCGCCCGCGTCGAGGGCGAGGTCGTGCCCCTGTCGACGGCGCCCGTGCGCGACGGCGAGCGGGTCTGGATCCCGCTGCAGCTCGTCACCGACGTGCTGCCGCGGGCCGGCCACGGCCTGCTGTACGACGAGGAGCATCGAGAGCTGCGCACGTTCACCGCCGTGGCGACCGCGCCGGAGCCGACGCCGAAGCCGCAGCGGCAGGCCCCGACGCCGGTGACGAAGGCGCCGGAGAGTGCACCCGTCCCGGCGCCCGCCGCCGCGAAGCCGATGCCGGAGCCGGCCCCGACGACGCGCACCGCGCCGCCGCGCCGCGCCCGCGGCACGCACGTCGTCGTCGTCGACGCGGGGCACGGCGGGCCGGACTCCGGCATGCACGGTTCCGGCGTCGACGAGAAGGACGTGACCCTCGGGATCGCCCGGCAGCTCGACGCGGCGCTCCGATCGCGCGGGGTCGGCGTCGTCATGACGCGCGCGCGCGACACGCTCATCGCCCTCGCCGACCGCGGTCGGATCGCGAACCAGCAGCACGGGGAGCTGTTCCTCTCCATCCACGTCAACGCGGCGAACCCGTCGTGGAAGAACGCGGCCGCGTATCGCGGGTTCGAGACCTACTTCCTCGCCGACGCGAAGAGCGAGGACGCCCGCCAGGTCGCCTCGCGCGAGAACGAGTCGGTGCGCTTCGAGACGGCCGCCTCGTCGACCGGCCAGGACCCGCTCGGCTTCATCCTCAGCGACATGGCGCAGAACGAGCACCAGCGCGAGTCGAGCCGGCTGGCGACGCTCGTGCAGCGCTACCTGACGAAGGTGCACCCCGGACCGAGCCACGGGGTGAAGCAGGCCGGCTTCAAGGTGCTCATCTGGGCGTCGATGCCCGCCGTGCTCGTGGAGGTCGGCTTCGGCACGAACGCCGACGACGCCGCGTTCATCGCGAGCGCCCGGGGGCAGCGCGCTCTCGCGAGCGCGATCGCCGACGCGACGGTCGAGTACCTGTCGCGCGCGGAGCGCACCGGCGCCGGCGACGGCGGCACTCGATGA
- the smpB gene encoding SsrA-binding protein SmpB: MARSGASGDKSDNDGVIARNKRARHDYHILDTFEAGLVLTGTEVKALRQGKATLTDAYGHVREGEAFLLNLHIGQYEQGNVFNHEPTRTRKLLLHRREIRRLIGSVEREGLTLVPLDLHFKDGRVKVSIALAKGKKLHDKREDIRRRDDEREMARAVRAR; this comes from the coding sequence ATGGCCAGGTCCGGAGCGTCCGGCGACAAGTCCGACAACGACGGCGTGATCGCCCGGAACAAGCGGGCCCGCCACGACTACCACATCCTCGACACCTTCGAGGCGGGGCTCGTGCTGACCGGCACCGAGGTCAAGGCGCTGCGCCAGGGCAAGGCGACGCTCACCGACGCCTACGGGCACGTCCGTGAGGGCGAGGCGTTCCTCCTCAACCTGCACATCGGGCAGTACGAGCAGGGCAACGTCTTCAACCACGAGCCGACGCGCACCCGCAAGCTGCTGCTCCACCGGCGCGAGATTCGACGCCTCATCGGCTCGGTCGAGCGGGAGGGGCTGACGCTCGTGCCACTCGACCTGCACTTCAAGGATGGACGCGTGAAGGTCTCGATCGCCCTCGCGAAGGGAAAGAAGCTGCACGACAAGCGCGAGGACATCCGCCGCCGCGACGACGAGCGCGAGATGGCGCGGGCGGTGCGGGCGCGGTGA